In a genomic window of Rhododendron vialii isolate Sample 1 chromosome 12a, ASM3025357v1:
- the LOC131311332 gene encoding uncharacterized protein LOC131311332 isoform X5, with protein sequence MISVTSKESVGKVSLNDIAAGFLIDCDSYAEFSFGVVLLELIASPKTVGKFGDGVDIVRWVKKTISERAQWVPSNKHHKPVQDCYHVRCQEAYDQGSRAHDHQGIASCHALAF encoded by the exons ATGATTTCGGTTACTTCAAAAGAATCAGTTGGAAAAGTAAGCCTAAATGATATTGCTGCCGGATTCTTGATTGA CTGCGATTCATATGCAGAGTTCAGTTTTGGTGTTGTCCTCCTGGAGCTAATTGCCAGCCCAAAAACTGTGGGCAAGTTTGGAGACGGAGTGGACATAGTGAGGTGGGTCAAGAAGACAATATCAGAGCGTGCTCAATGGGTACCCAGTAACAAGCATCATAAACCTGTTCAAGATTGCTATCATGTGCGTTGTCAAGAGGCCTATGATCAGGGAAGTCGTGCACATGATCACCAAGGCATTGCTTCTTGTCACGCTTTAGCATTTTGA
- the LOC131311332 gene encoding uncharacterized protein LOC131311332 isoform X3, with translation MKGRAEFNTHRFTIGLLPNFLGISSSLSNGCPPCCTLEKTMIRRRRSTNDCQKALTASEITCFSFHSEELSFAWTAPLARDSSFYLSQRSNCLFIQRVDRTFYIVKCNPSGCCYLL, from the exons ATGAAGGGAAGGGCAGAATTCAATACCCATAGATTCACCATCGG GTTGCTCCCTAATTTCCTAGGGATCTCCAGTTCACTCTCAAATGGATGTCCTCCATGCTGCACTTTAGAG AAGACGATGATCAGAAGAAGACGATCGACGAACGACT GTCAAAAAGCACTTACAGCTTCTGAAATTACATGTTTTTCATTTCATTCTGAG GAACTATCTTTTGCATGGACTGCACCCCTAGCAAGAGATAGCTCATTCTATCTCAGCCAGAGAAGTAATTGCCTGTTCATCCAGAGGGTTGACAGAACCTTCTACATTGTTAAATGCAATCCTTCGGGATGTTGTTATCTGCTATGA
- the LOC131311332 gene encoding uncharacterized protein LOC131311332 isoform X4, with product MKGRAEFNTHRFTIGLLPNFLGISSSLSNGCPPCCTLETMIRRRRSTNDCQKALTASEITCFSFHSEELSFAWTAPLARDSSFYLSQRSNCLFIQRVDRTFYIVKCNPSGCCYLL from the exons ATGAAGGGAAGGGCAGAATTCAATACCCATAGATTCACCATCGG GTTGCTCCCTAATTTCCTAGGGATCTCCAGTTCACTCTCAAATGGATGTCCTCCATGCTGCACTTTAGAG ACGATGATCAGAAGAAGACGATCGACGAACGACT GTCAAAAAGCACTTACAGCTTCTGAAATTACATGTTTTTCATTTCATTCTGAG GAACTATCTTTTGCATGGACTGCACCCCTAGCAAGAGATAGCTCATTCTATCTCAGCCAGAGAAGTAATTGCCTGTTCATCCAGAGGGTTGACAGAACCTTCTACATTGTTAAATGCAATCCTTCGGGATGTTGTTATCTGCTATGA
- the LOC131311332 gene encoding uncharacterized protein LOC131311332 isoform X1, protein MSPDSLFLCRSQTEGTRSPLTSYSSSPSSSSSLIGLAFLFSPIKLNTRYYSEAIDSGATPVPLSSDRTVDVQCVIAIMDYLLACEATWHKGHSLAQTVFPCIYLLKPNRTSPHALLHSYCKLLPRNLRLYIFHQSIRLVCCLVRINPIASNVNKNEGKGRIQYP, encoded by the exons ATGTCCCCcgactctctctttctctgtcgATCTCAAACCGAAGGCACTCGATCTCCACTAACTTCCTATTCATCATCCCCATCGTCATCGTCTTCATTGATCGGTTTGGCTTTTCTGTTTTCCCCGATTAAATTGAATACCAG ATATTATTCCGAGGCAATTGATAGTGGTGCTACCCCAGTCCCTTTAAGTTCGGATAGAACTGTAGATGTCCAATGTGTTATTGCCATCATGGACTATCTACTAGCATGTGAG GCAACGTGGCACAAGGGTCATTCATTGGCTCAAACAGTTTTCCCTTGTATCTATCTTCTGAAGCCCAATAGAACATCACCACATGCATTGTTGCATTCTTATTGCAAACTGTTGCCTAGAAATCTGCGGTTGTATATTTTCCATCAATCAATCCGTTTGGTCTGCTGTTTGGTTCGAATCAATCCGATAGCCAG CAATGTGAATAAAAATGAAGGGAAGGGCAGAATTCAATACCCATAG
- the LOC131311332 gene encoding uncharacterized protein LOC131311332 isoform X2 — protein sequence MSPDSLFLCRSQTEGTRSPLTSYSSSPSSSSSLIGLAFLFSPIKLNTRYYSEAIDSGATPVPLSSDRTVDVQCVIAIMDYLLACEATWHKGHSLAQTVFPCIYLLKPNRTSPHALLHSYCKLLPRNLRLYIFHQSIRLVCCLVRINPIAAM from the exons ATGTCCCCcgactctctctttctctgtcgATCTCAAACCGAAGGCACTCGATCTCCACTAACTTCCTATTCATCATCCCCATCGTCATCGTCTTCATTGATCGGTTTGGCTTTTCTGTTTTCCCCGATTAAATTGAATACCAG ATATTATTCCGAGGCAATTGATAGTGGTGCTACCCCAGTCCCTTTAAGTTCGGATAGAACTGTAGATGTCCAATGTGTTATTGCCATCATGGACTATCTACTAGCATGTGAG GCAACGTGGCACAAGGGTCATTCATTGGCTCAAACAGTTTTCCCTTGTATCTATCTTCTGAAGCCCAATAGAACATCACCACATGCATTGTTGCATTCTTATTGCAAACTGTTGCCTAGAAATCTGCGGTTGTATATTTTCCATCAATCAATCCGTTTGGTCTGCTGTTTGGTTCGAATCAATCCGATAGC AGCAATGTGA